A single region of the Branchiostoma lanceolatum isolate klBraLanc5 chromosome 1, klBraLanc5.hap2, whole genome shotgun sequence genome encodes:
- the LOC136440324 gene encoding CDP-diacylglycerol--inositol 3-phosphatidyltransferase-like: MPDQPKENIFLFVPNLIGYGRIILALVAFYYMPYNPIIGSICYIISGMLDAVDGYAARALNQSSRVGAMLDQLTDRVGTCGLLMVLCMLYPRWAILFQISTALDITSHWIHFYSSTSLLKSTSHKTVDYGSSILKLYYTSRPLLFFMCLGNETCYTMLYLCYFTPGPYLLPFLEVGLFDLLFFVSLPVAIAKAFCSWLQLKGAMSAIADVDVEERKQLKKKE, encoded by the exons ATGCCTGACCAGCCAAAGGAGAACATATTTCTCTTTGTCCCCAATCTAATAG GTTATGGTCGCATCATCTTGGCATTGGTAGCCTTCTATTACATGCCGTACAACCCCATCATAGGCTCCATATGCTACATCATCAGTGGGATGCTAGATGCTGTGGATGGGTATGCTGCTCGTGCACTCAACCAAT ctagTCGTGTGGGTGCGATGCTGGACCAGCTGACCGACCGTGTGGGGACCTGCGGGCTGCTGATGGTGCTGTGCATGCTGTACCCGCGCTGGGCCATCCTGTTCCAGATCAGCACGGCGCTGGACATCACCAGCCACTGGATCCACTTTTACAG TAGTACATCTCTGCTGAAGTCTACCAGCCACAAGACTGTGGATTACGGCAGCTCTATCCTGAAGCTCTATTATACTTCTCGG CCGTTGCTGTTCTTCATGTGCTTGGGGAATGAGACCTGCTACACCATGCTGTATCTGTGCTACTTCACTCCTGGACCATATC TGTTGCCTTTCCTGGAGGTTGGGCTGTTTGATCTGCTGTTCTTCGTGTCCCTCCCTGTTGCCATCGCTAAGGCCTTCTGCAGCTGGCTGCAGCTGAAGGGTGCCATGAGTGCCATCGCTGATGTGGACGTGGAGGAGAGGAAACAGCTCAAGAAGAAGGAGTAG